DNA from bacterium:
CTGCCCTCCAGGCTTGCGGCGGCATTCTCAATCGGCTGGCTGACCGCTTTACCGATCCAGAAGTAGAGGGAAGTGCCGCAGAAACCTGCCAGGATCAACAGCGCGGTCAGGCTGCGCTTGAGCATCCGGAAGTAAGCCGCCTGCTCGGCGGCGAGACGTTTCTCCTCCACTGCCACCGCGGCCAGCACCCGGTTGCTGAACCCGGCCGGCGCTTTGACCGTCGGGGCCTCGTCCAGGGCCAGGAGCACCCTTTCGCTCAGCGCGGCCAGCTCAGCGCAGGCCGGGCACCCGGCCCGGTGGTTCTCCATACGCGCTGCCAGCTCCGGGTCGAGCGCACCCTCGGCGTACTCGGCCACCCATCTGTCGAACTCTCTGCAATCCATCGCGCCCTCCCTTCAACCTCTAATGTATAGCGTTTTCACCTGTTTCCGCAATCATTTGTTTTGCCAGCTGACGGCGCCCGCGCAGGATGTAGGTAGCCACCGTGGCCCGTGGAATCTGCATCGCCTCGGCTATTTCCTCGTATGAGAGGCCCTCGTAATGGTGCAGGCTTATGGCCTGGGCCCAGAGCGGAGGAAGGCGCCTCACCTGCGCCCGCAGGTTCTCGGCGGTCTGCTCGGCCTCCAGCTCTTCCTCGGGGTTCAGGCTATCATCGGCCAGGCTCTCCAGCACGGCCCGTCCGCCACCACCCTCCTCCACCGGCTCATCCAGACTGTCCATGCGCATCTGCTTGCGCCGCAGCCGGGTGATGCACACATTGGCCACGATCCGGAATATCCAGCTCGAAAGCTGGCTCTCCCCGCGGAAATCCTCCAGCCCACGGTATATCCTCAGGAACGCGTCCTGGGCCGCTTCCTCGGCCTCCTCGCGGCTGCCGAGCATGCGCCAGGCCTGGTTGTACACCCGGTCCTGGTATTCTGCAAGGATGGTCCTGAAATCGTAAGTGGCGTTACTGGGCATCGCACCGGCCGGAAGAAGTTGTCCTGTTTCAATATAACTCGCTCCAGCCGGATTCGTATGCTTTTGAGGTCCCGGCCGCTTTCATTTTCTAAGACCACGGCTGGCGGGGAATAATTTCACTTTTTTCTGCGGTTTCCTCAGGCGGAGCTGGCAAGGACGGATTATTTTCTGCGGGCAATACCTTTTATATCAAAAAAATTTTAGATAATTTTGAAAAAAGTTGAAATCATCCCCGCAGGGGTCTCGTCATATTCACCAGAACGGACGAAACAAAAACGGTTTCAACCCGATAAACTTCAACCGGAGGCAAGAATGAATGAGGAAATGATTGGTTTCTTAGCGGTGCTGTTAGTATTCACAATGCCGGCTTTCATAGTCTGGGTCGTGGTTTCGCGCCGTCACAGCGAGCGCATCGAGCTGATCAAGCAGGGGATCAACCCGGACAGCAACACGCTGAAGATCAGTCTGCCGGGCGACAAGGCGCTCGGTTGGGGCCTGGTGTTCCTGGCCGTTGGCCTGGCCGGTGTTGTCTCGATCTTTCTTCATTACGGCGACGAGGACCTGTTTTTCGCCGCCATCGCCTCGACCGCGATCGGCGTGGCCCTGCTGATCTACTACCGCCTGACCGCCGCACAGCGGGTGCGGGCGCGGGAAATCCAGGAAAGACTGCTGGAATCGGGCAATTTCGGCGCCTACAGCAAGCTGACCGTGGACAACGGGGATAACGAACCAAAGTAGGTTTTCCCTGCCCCGGTTCCACACAGGCCGCCCGGAGGGGATGCTCCGGGCGGCCTGCCTGTTTCTTGCCCGTGGCGGCCGGATGTTTTATCTTCTCTGCGGTGCATTCCCATTATCATTTACCTGCCAAATCCAGCCGGAACTTTCAGCCATGACTTTACCGTCTCTCGGGATCGATCCCGCCCTGAGCGGCACGGTGCGCCTGGCAGCTTTCGCGGTCGAGGGCCTGGCTATCGATGACGGGGCCGGGCTGTGGAGCGGGCTGTTCGATCCGCTCTGCCGCGAGCTGCACGTCCGCTACGGCGGCGCCACGATCAGCCATGTGCCGGGGATCGAGGCCGCACGCCAGCTCTACAAGGCGATTGGCGTTGACCCCACCCGCTGGCGGCCGGCCTCGGAGGCCCTGATCCGCCGGGTGATCAAGGGCAAGGAGCTTTACCGGGTCAACTCTCTGGTCGACACGATCAACTATT
Protein-coding regions in this window:
- a CDS encoding sigma-70 family RNA polymerase sigma factor, with translation MPSNATYDFRTILAEYQDRVYNQAWRMLGSREEAEEAAQDAFLRIYRGLEDFRGESQLSSWIFRIVANVCITRLRRKQMRMDSLDEPVEEGGGGRAVLESLADDSLNPEEELEAEQTAENLRAQVRRLPPLWAQAISLHHYEGLSYEEIAEAMQIPRATVATYILRGRRQLAKQMIAETGENAIH
- a CDS encoding zf-HC2 domain-containing protein, which gives rise to MDCREFDRWVAEYAEGALDPELAARMENHRAGCPACAELAALSERVLLALDEAPTVKAPAGFSNRVLAAVAVEEKRLAAEQAAYFRMLKRSLTALLILAGFCGTSLYFWIGKAVSQPIENAAASLEG